DNA sequence from the Peromyscus eremicus chromosome 7, PerEre_H2_v1, whole genome shotgun sequence genome:
AATAGCAGAGTAGCAGGTTTCATACTTAGGATTTGTTACTTTATTACTGTCTTAATATTTAAATGCCCAACACAACCTCTGTTATTAAATGGTAAGACCAAGaaagcaaatggaaaaaaaaatgtgactattGATCTGGGAGATCTGAGGACTCCATCATACACCAGGCAGAAGTTGTCTACTTATTTTCTCTGTGATCACAGATGTGTGtatgagaaaatgattgggagaccagaaaacagattaaaattCTGTAAGAAGACATGGCCGGAAGAATGAGTCTGTAGAAGAATGAGGTTAAATACAAACTCTGACACTAAGCAGTTATGTGGCCAATCCTATGCTAAGGTTCAAAGCATTCATCATGAATATGGAGAAGGCTAGTGGACCCTTAACTTGTGCAGTTCTAAAACAGGGAGGTTAAAGAGAGAGCCACACCGCTCAGCAGAGATGTCATCTATAAGGTATAAGTCACCATATGGCTGCAAGACAAGTGATGATGAAGAATGGCTGCAACCCAGGGAAGGCAGGATGAAAGTCTTTGAAAGCCTCAGAATCTCAGAGTCCCTGTGAAGTCCCCAGTACAGAAGCTGTGCAGAGCAAACTAGAGTTcatggagaaaacaaagaaaagcacaggcagaaaaaaaaaaaccagagtgtTATAACGTGCTGGAGGAAACTGTGAGGTGCCCATGAGAAGCAAGTGTAAACTGAGGGCAGGGAGGCCGACATCTGAGGGGTAAGAATGTTGCTGAGGCCTGGTGATACTGACCCAGTAGACAGAGCCCACCAGCTCTAGAGGAtctaatgtcttcttctggcctttgcagtcATGCACCCATGTGcacctacagacagacagacagacagacagacacacacacacacacacacacacacacacacacacacacacacagtactttTTAAAAGGCAGACTCTGAAATTTCCTATCGCATCACAAGTTAAGACACTACCCATGACCCATGATGTTGACTTTCCAGCCCCTGAGCAGCAGGGACCCTCCTCACCAATAACTTTGTGGAGATGAAGTAAAGTTCCAAAGACCAACTGTCTGTCACGTGGTGTTACTGCATCAAACGCTCTCTTCTGAACACTGAACAGGATCCAGTGTTCAGTGGGAAACAGAACTGCAACCAAGAGATGAGCCCTTTTCCTGGAGGAACTGGGGTTTGTCACAGCCAGAGTCAGATGAAGCCATCGAAAGCTTCTGAACTGAGCAGCCAGGGACTTTGTCTCATCCCCTCTGTGATGGCTCTGCTGTCCAAGGTCAACAGCTTCCAGTCCTTCATCTCTCTAGGATCAGGGCTGCTCCGTTTATGTCCTCAAAGAGAaggtgaaaggaccaagcagatgccataacaggctgttcagtcttcactcagagatcagacctcaatttcagtttcctgagacttgagcaagcagtttctgggagggccgtgaacaaaagacatagtccttgcagtagctccctttctgcacgtactgactgctcaaggttcagacAGTTGTTTACTATCTGGgtccctcaccaacttagagctacatgcatgggtcaatgcCAATGTGTGAGGCCAGCTAGCCCTCATGGCAGcttaaggacaaagcctgggacttgtccaggcctgcccccaaaatgataactgcagtaaattcaaaggttacataccgtAACCCAACCATATGAGGGCAAGGCTTGTACCATCCTGTTTGcaggttttccttttaaaaatccctcaccctgagagctcagggtcATTCTCCTCCATCTGTGTTGAGTGTTGGACTTGGACCAAGCCTTGGCTTGTTTGTTATCAATAAACACCTTTATGTTTTGCAtaggatattggctctgtggtggtcttgttcAGGGGTCTCGCAACATCGCCACAACAAAGGCACATGACCAGTTCAGACCTGTTTGGGTGAAAAATTAGTCAACAAGACCCTCTTGGGCTCCCTGGAAGCTGCCCATGAAGAAGGCAGACTTCCCTCCTCTGGTGTTGTGTTATTAAACACATCCCAAAGCACAGTCCCTGGGATTGACCTCTTTGCTTTTCCCTTCACAGTTAGTGAAACCACAGTTGCTGCCATGGCCGGGAAGCCCGTGCTTCACTACTTCAATGGCCGGGGCCGAATGGAATGCATCAGGTGGCTGCTGGCTGCAGCAGGGGTGGAGGTAGGTTGTGCATTGTGCTTCTGGAACCGGACCTAAGATAGGTTTAAAATAAGTCTGTAAGCTGAAAGACTCCACACCAGGAACTGTAAACAGTTTTGCCCTAAATGGTAGTCATCTTAGTGCCCATGGCACTGCCAAGACCAAGAAGGCTGGGACTATAATTATGTCCACAGTCAGCCCCTAAACCAAGTATGCCCCCTTGATCTACCAGACCACACACTACAACTACCCAGTGCCTGTGGAAGATAATGGGAGCATGCCCAGTGTACCCTGCCATAACCATGACCTTCAGGGCCCAAGCCTGGAAGGGCTGTACTCTCGTGATGGAAGAGCCCCCCTTCCCTGGTGCTCCCCATAGAATATGAACACCAACTCTACAAAAAATGATAATCAGAAGTACATGGATTGatttgaatgaatgaaaaatcttATACTCTCTACCAAAGAACATATTCACATTAAAAGatattttcaatagaaaaaaTCCAATACTTAATTATTTGGTTACTTGCTTATTTGAGTTGAATCAAGTTAGAAAAAGAGACATAGAAATAGAAACTTGAATATTGCCTATTAGTCCATACTAATTGATTATTACAGATTATGGTAAGATACTGTGATTTTAGGTGTgacattgttcttttaaaaagtgttcttaCGCAGGGTGGTTGTGGCACCtgctttaatctcaatactcaggaggcagaggcaggcagatctctgtgagtttgagtccagcctgctttacaaaatgagttccaggacagtcaaagctgtttcacagagaaatcctttctcaaaaaacaaaaacaaaaacaaaaacaaaaacaaaaaacaaaaaccgaaaGCGGGGAAAAAAGAGTACTTACATTTGGAGATTCATGGTGAGGTGTTTGTGACAGGGACGTGTGACACCTCAGCTCTGATATTAAGGTCAGAGTTGCAGAGAAGATGGGCACAGAGGTGAACAGGGTGACTTTAGCTGGTGGTTGTTGGAGCTGGTGATTGATGGATGGAGGCTGTTTGCACCTTGTGTGCAGTTTTACAGCAGAGACCCAGGAATTTCCGTGATAAAAATGGTTTCGAGTGGACAGGAAACTGAAGTGATGTCTCAGTGGTCAAAATCCAatactgttcttgaagaggacccacacaggatgctcacaactgcctgttactctaGCCTCAGAGGGTTCCCgtgcctctggtctccatgggcacttaCACTGCCTCCCACTACGCTCctataatacaaaaaaaatgttaatagtgGTAAATTATACAAGAGAAGCTTGatggaattaaattaaaaatatacaccACAAATGGGAAACCTGACACAGAAGGCAGTAACAACCCTCCTGTCAAAACTGATCAATACTCAGTAATCAGTTTGTAGAGACTATCAAATGCCAGGCACAGGCCTGGTCAGGAGGTGGTGCATAAAATAGAGATCCTATCTATAGGTGGCCCCCATGTCTATGAGCTTTCAGCTAAGTGTGTGAGTGGCCCAAGTGAGGTGTGGAAGCAACATTCtgaagttaaatgttttcctttccagTTTTAGAGCAGAAAGTTCTGGTAGGCTTTAGTGCTGCCCTCTAGAGGTGTCACTGGGAAAAACACTTGCCAGTTCACATCAGGGCAGCTCAGTAGTTGGCATTTTCTGAGAGGAAGTCAAGGGCACTTACTGAGATCTTGACCTCAGGAGGCTTGAAGGATGAAGTGGTGTCCAGTGAAGGCTGCTTTGGTGTCTTCCCTCAGTGTCAAGGCAACATGTTTACCTCAGCTATGGAATCACACATCCATTCCTAAAGGAATAGGGAAGGCTTCATCTAGATCCTTTCTGAATGAAGGGGTGCATAAGAACCGAGACACACTAGTGCCTGTCCAGGAGGATtgctttaaataaatgaataattgaaTGCCAGTGTCTGTATGACAGCTTTGCAGCTCAGGGATATGTTCTAAGCCACTGGACTGCTGATTCAGCacaggaggagggggtgggacaTCTGCATAGAAGCCTTCCTGTTCTGTGTCCCCGAGTGACTGAGAAGGCAGTGGGCAGGGGCTATTAGAGACCCTGGCTCACACCTTCCAGACTCAATGTGACCACAGGCCGCCATTGACCTCATCACCCTCACACCCACCAACCCCATCACAGTTCAGCCTCCCTCTGTGATGATGTCAGCACTCTGTGCAGCTCTCTGAAAGCTGTGCAAGTTCTTGACACTCACACTTCATTCCGGTCAGTTCAGTCCGGGCAGTTATGGATCATCCGCAAACTGTCTCGCCAAGCAAAGAAGAAGCTGATTTTCAACCTTTCGTGATTGAAAAGTTTCTTTaaactgagaaaggaagagagtggCTTATTACtctagagggctggagagggcaGGGTGACTAAAAATTAAGTGTTCGGATCCAGAGTGGGTTTTCATTGGGTATGTGTatcttaacaaaaaaaatatattaatatgtatacataaaacaaataactatttaaaaatacaataacagCCTCACAATGTAAGCAAGTTTGATGTGGGGCTAGAGTAATAGCTTGGTTGTTTAGAGTTCTTATTGCACATACACCATACtatggttctcagcatccacacatGACAGTTAAAACTGTTTATCACCCCATATCCAACTGAATcgtaacctctggcttccatgaacTCTGACCTCTGAGATGGGTGTTTTCATATGCATAAGACCCcccccctcacatacacacacacatgcattatttaaaattagtaaaaCTAAATcctgaagaaaattaaaaaaaaacaaaaacaggtattCCGGGACCATATTATGTGCCATAATGAAGACACAGAAAGTTCTATTCTGTTATGACTGAAGTTAACAGGCTTTGCTGAGAGTTCAAAACCTCAACAGTCCATTTCCCAGTGCTGGTCCTCCAGTGAGAACACTCTCTTTTTAGGACTTAAGCATGGACATAGTTTGGTCAGGGAGGAGGAACACTACAAGAATGAGCAGCTTTGTTATGTTCAACACCCTGTTGTTGATGGATCTAATCTGAATTTCCAAGTGGCCAGGTTCAGACTCCTTCGTGTCTACTGCAAGTTTTAACTTCTGCAGATGTACTGCCAGACACAGACCACTCAAGTTCAAAAGTCTACAACAACACAGAATGAGCTAATGAAAATGCATTTACtttttctgtcttcagtttgaagaGAAGTTTATAGAAAGTCCAGAAGACTTGGAGAAGTTAAGAAAAGGTAACACCAAGTATCCATATGTCCTCAATGAGGTGCCTAGAAGGTTTACCAGAAGGTGAtgctggtgggtggtgggtgggaacAGTCAAGATGGCAGAGTGATATAATGTAGGTGGGGGTCTCCTTGAATGctctgaaaatggaaacaatgaTTAGAGTGAGGAAGTTAGTTTTTCCAAAAATTTGTCTGGTGACtggtaaataaatgttttcttactATTTCTGCATCAGAGTGAGCTATTTCATTCAGCTCACTTTCACAAATATACCATCATTTTCTTCACCCACAACACCTAATAACCACACAGATACATGGCCATGGATTAAATCATGGGTGGACAAACAGCTGGGATAATTTTCCTGAGCATTTTCATTATAGCTACTAATGAGTTACTATCACCCTACAAATACAGACTGGAGGAATCAGTGGCTCATTACATAGGAAACTGTCATACACCTTATGTCTTGAAGATAATTAGACTTCAAAACTCCCTATAGCTCTATTTGCATGGtggccctcttctctccttcctaacTTCTCAAATGTGTCCAGGAACAATAATTGAACATAAAAACATGCATGAGAGATATAATATGTATCTGGATAGGAAATAACAGTGAATGAGAGAAGCTCAAAAGCCAACAGAAGATTATGagacaaagaggaagcaggagCTAAAAGCACATGGGATTTTCATTAAAGACAGGCTGCCAATCATTTATCTTTCCTTTGCATGATCAGACATTTCAATACAATTTTCTGTTCCTGAGAAGTGAGACTTACACACTTCACAgacctttttcctttcttctttcaaagaTGGGAAACTGATATTTGACCAAGTGCCCATGGTGGAGATTGATGGGATGATGCTGGTGCAGACCAGAGCCATTCTCAACTACATCGCCACCAAATACGACCTCTATGGCAAGGACGTGAAGGAGAGAGCCCTGTACTGTACATTTCCTGTTATTACTCCAAGGGGAAACAAGGAAAGGAATTGGTGTCTCCATCAGAAAGCAAGAGAGTGGCAGGCTTTGAGTCTAGGAGCAGGCTGGTGATGGATATGAACACTTAGACTAAGTAGGAAGAGTccatggaggagagggaagagcagCTGGGGTGGGTTCAGGTGAGTGTGACTGCAGCAGAGGATGATGTTGCCAGCACAGCTCGGGGACAGAGTTGCAAACATGATGTTCCAAGGGCCCTGAGCATGGTGGAGTCAGGACTCCAGGTGCTCAAGGCTTCAGTGACTGGACCTCAGCCAACATCTCAGGACAAAGGACACAGGGCTTGAGGCTAGAGGAGGAGTcctagggaaggaagggggaaggagctGCTTCCCACATCCCAGGAGTAGGAATAGTGCAGAGCAAGACCTGAATTGCCAGCAAGTTCTATGGACTGGTCAACTGAATGAGGCTAGATAGACTGGTTCCCAAGGACCAAGATTACCTAAAGCATTTAATTCAGAACTAAAGCAGCCAAGCTGACTGTACCACCCATGATGGGACTCACTGTGATATGACAAAACCCTTCACTCATAATCCACTGTGTATGAGTATTGTAGTTGCTCAGAGATCTAAATGTGGTGCTAGCCAGCAACACTAGTGTGCGAAACATATGTCCATGGAAAGAGACACTCGGCTTTAATAGTGCTTGTATGGAAATACACCTAAcaacattatttataattttctcaTGGTGGACTCACCCCAGATATTCAATAATAGAGGAAAGAGGAGCACAACTTATAATTTTAGCCATGAAAATATCTGAAGTGCTGAGGGGAGCAGACAAAGGTCAAATGTGCACACTGCATTATGTGAAGTAAGCAGACACCAGGGCACGTGCTCCACGGTTCATCCATAGGAAACGTTCCTGTCCTCCCTGTGGATAAGAAAGGAAATGGGTCAGCACCTTCTGGAGCAGCTGCCACAGGGGCGGGATTAGAGGTTTGAAGGGAGTGAGGATCAAACTCTTCTAACATTGGAGGATGTTAACATGCTTAGACTGCTACAGATGCATGGAAACACAGAATACCACCTTTTCGGGGGCCAGCAATGGTAGTATGTGAAAATGTGACAATgaaactcttttccaaaagcTCTGTGTGAAATACAGTTTAAGCAAGGGAACACATGTgtcctgtgctgtgctgtgggtCAACTGAATAAAGAAATAGACAAGTCTTGACAAAAGTTAACAAGGCCAGAATCCAGCAGCACTGTGTGGAGGACATACAGATGTTCTTCAAGAGAAAAGACTGGAGAACTTCTAACACTGACCAAGAATGACTCTGGGTCATGCAGCAGAAGGAGACATGCACAGAGATGCATCTGGTGCTTCAACCAGGGCTCTGTGTTGAGCTTACATGGGAAGCAGAGTGTTAGCTCTGAGAATCTCAGCAGGGTTGTTGGGAAAAAATTATGTCACAGAGAGtttaaaacaagagagagagagagagagagagagagagagagagagagagagagagacagacagagacagagagagagagagagagagctgtagaCTTTGATGGTTATCCTCTGGAATGCCAGTGATGCTCTTTGTCCTTGGGATGGGCtaagtttgtaaaaaaaattctaaaagtgTATTTGAACTGACAGGATATCCTAGAATTAAAGTTAAATCTGTTAAATATAAAAGATAATAACCCATGAGAGGCGAATAAGCTTGCAACCACATTTCAGTGTAAATTTCTCAGATTTTtagattaaaatgtaaaaaggtAAATCCCTGAAAACCCTTGACCATTTGGATAATTTTGTCTTTCAGGATTGACATGTATTCAGAGGGTATTGTAGATCTGAGTGAAATGATCCTGCACCTGGTTGTATGTCCCCCGGACCAAAAAGAAGCCAAGATTTCCATGATAAAAGACAGGACCAAAAACCGGTACTTGCCTGCCTTTGAAAAAGTAAGTGGGCTCTTTGAAGTCAGGGGACACTGAGTTCCAAGGACAAGAGAAAGGTAGAGTCTGGGAGAGAAAGGTTGCTGCAGTGCTGACCTTCCATGAGCCTCTCTGTGCAGCCCCCTGCCCCACAGGGCACTGTGAAAAAATGGCCTGTGAAGGAGCCCTGCATGGTCATGCCAGTCTAGGGGTCAGTATGCAACAGGGTTCATGGCCACAACCAGAACTTGATCTGTGGAAGGCTGAGCCACACCAGAGATGGCCCCAGATCCTGCAGAACACAATGAGCTTCAATTCCAGAGGAAACTCAAGAGAAACACAGATGGGAAAATATTCTGTCACATCACACAGGGCGGCCAGAGAGTGACTGGTTGTCAGGAGAATATGATAGTGTTTCAAAGATGGAGGAGAAGTACCTGAACAAGGACAGAGATggagggtggagaggaggaggctgATGAAGTGATATTAAGGAGAACTGACCTGCCAGAATTGGGGTCTCAGATGCCAGGCTTGGAGGAGAGCCATGCACACTCAGCAAATGAAGGTGTGTCAGTGACATGGAGTGCCTCTCTTAGTCAGGGCTTCTCTTTGGAGCAAGATCAAGAACACTTCAGAACTACTTGATCTTCTGTCAAGTAAAAGATAAGAACAGAGCTATGATCCTAGAGGATAAGGGCATCCTGCACATTCCTGAGAGACCTGACTGTGACCCCCATGTTTCAAAGCATCACCTTATTTTTCATCCTTTCACTGAAAGCTCACTCATGGCTGTCTCTGCTctgtggggggttgggggtggtttAGGGCCATCAGGTCCTCACACAGCCCTCTAAAGTCAAGGCCCTGTCTCCTAGGACATAATGTCCAGCCATGACAGCTTACAGCATCTGTGGTATGAGATTCATGACTTCCACGCACACAATGAACTATGTACTGAGAACATTTGATGCTGCcttttgtattttagtttttcttttttcctttttttttttttttttttttaaacaaggtctctctattatgtagctctggctcttcCGGAACTCTCTATGtggactggccttgagctcacaaagatgcacctgcctcagcctcttgagtgccgggattaaatgtgtgtgccaccatgcctggcttccttttgtttttggatgtgttaattatattttttctctGTAGACATGCACAGTGAGATAAGGTGACCACAAAGCCTTTTATAGGTCTTTACTTGCAGCTCATGATTTAAGAATAGCTTTTCCTTGTGGTTATCTGTTATTTTCATATTTCTGGGATATTTAAGTAAATACCATATGAATGTAACTAAGAGAGTATTACTATCCAATCTTCACACAAGCAGAAAAGTTGAAATCaatgttaaataaatacatagttacCAATAAGATAGCAAGATTAGCACCATATGGTGTTGGCATGCTCATCTGTCAACATT
Encoded proteins:
- the LOC131914401 gene encoding glutathione S-transferase A2-like codes for the protein MAGKPVLHYFNGRGRMECIRWLLAAAGVEFEEKFIESPEDLEKLRKDGKLIFDQVPMVEIDGMMLVQTRAILNYIATKYDLYGKDVKERALIDMYSEGIVDLSEMILHLVVCPPDQKEAKISMIKDRTKNRYLPAFEKVLKSHGQDYLVGNRLTRVDIHLLELLLYIEEFDSSLLTPFPLLKALKSRLSSLPNVKKFLQPGSQRKPPLDAKQIEEARKIFKF